The Clostridiales bacterium FE2011 sequence ACTTCTTCCTGTTCAGCGGTTTCGGCTTCTTCCGCGAAAACGGGAATACCGATGCTGCCCGTCAGGAGTGACAGGGCAAGAACCGATGCCAGAAAAATCCGATAGAACTTTTTCATAAAATACCTCCAGGGCGTGATATGGTGTTGAAACAATTGTCATTGCTTTCTCCATTCCTTTATACGCAGGAATCTGAATGGATGGCAGCAGACAATTGCAAAAACCGAAAAAAAGAAGCAAAAGCTTTGCAAACGGTATCATTTTTGTCTCAGAAAGCTTTTGCCTATATAAAAATACCATATTTTAACAGTTCCTGGCAAGGGCAAAACTGCAAAAAACAGGAGAAAAATGATAAAATAATTACATTATCCAATCAACAGACTTTTTGCAGATAATTTTTTGTTCGCCTTGAGTTCGCTGGTATAACCGCATATACTGAATAAAAGGGGGTGAGAATCATGCCCAGAACAGCAAGAATAAAGAGCGCCACCGGCTATTATCATATTATCGCCCGCGGCATCGGCAAGCAGATTCTGTTTGAGGAAAAGGCAGACAATCTGTTCTTCCTGCGAACGCTGAAGAAATATAAGCAGGAAGAGAAGTTCAGCGTCATCGCTTTCTGCCTCATGGAGAATCATTTCCATCTGCTCCTGAAGATCGACGACGGCCTGGACCGGGTCATGAAGAAGATCTCCACCTCTTATGCATCCTACTACAATACCAAGTATGAAAGGACCGGGCATCTGTTTCAGGATCGTTATATGAGCAAGCCCATCGACAACACCGTCTATCTGCTGACTGCAGTTCGCTATATTCATAACAATCCTGTGAAGGCGGGCATCTGCCTGGCAAGTAAGTATAAATGGAGCAGCTGGCGGTATTACACCGGTGAGTTGAAGGGTCTGGTGGATACACAGGAAGTCCATAACCTGCTTGGCGGGGCAGAAGGCTTCATGAAGTACAGTGCGGAAGCGGATCCTTTTACTGAGGATGAAGGATTCTTTGAATGCAGGGAATCGAAGCATCTGACAGACAGGGAAGCGCAGCGAATCATCAAAGAGGTCCTGCGCCTGGAGAGCGGGACACAGCTTCAACAGATGGAACGGAAACAGAGGAATGAAAAGATTGGCATTCTGAAAGAGAACGGACTTTCAGTACGGCAGATTGAGAGACTGACAGGAATAAACCGCGGAGCCATTGAGAGAGCAATAAAAGCGTGACAGGAGAACCGTCCCTCTGTCACGCTCGGATAGCGACGAAAAGAAAAACCGTGACAGGAGAACCGTCCCCGTGTCACGGTTTTTTGTTGTGGCGGGAAAGCGTGACAGAAGAACCGTCCCCTTGTCACGCATCCAGTCTTTGTCTTTCTGCCAACGCTGCAAAGATACCGCCCTTTGCAATCAGCTCATCATACGTGCCGTCTTCTGCGATCTTGCCGCCGTCGATGACCAGGATCCGGTCGCAGTGCTTGATCGTGCTCAGCCGGTGGGCAATCACGATCCTCGTGCACTTCATCTTATCCAGGGCCTCGGAAACCTTCCTCTGGGTAATGTTGTCCAGGGCGCTGGTGGCCTCGTCAAAGATGAGGATCTTGGGCTTGGGGGCGATGGCCCGGGCGATCATCAGCCGCTGCCGCTGGCCGCCGGAGATGGTACCGCCGCCGTCCTGCAGCATGGTATGCATGCCCATGGGCATATCCCGGATGTCGTCGGCGATGCCGGCGATTTCCGCGGCTTCCCAGGCTTCATCCAGCTTCAGCGTGGGGTTGGAAATCACAATATTGTCAAAAATCGAACCGCTGAACAGCCGCCCGTCCTGCATCACCGTGCCGATCTGCCGCCGCACGCTCCGCAGGTCCAGCTGGTTCAGGTCCTTCCGGTCGTAATTGATAACTCCGCGCGCCGGCTTCTCAAAGCCCAGCAGCAGCCGCACCAGCGTGCTCTTGCCGCAGCCGCTCTTGCCCACGATGGCCACATACTGCCGTGCGGGGATGGACAGGTTAAAGTCCTCAAAAATCGGCTTGCTCTCCGGATCGTACCCGAAGGTCACGTGGCTGATTTCGATGTTGCCGCTCAGCCTTGTCACCGTCTCCCGGTGATCCGAGGTTTCCGGTTTCGCGGAAAGCAGGGGCTTCACCAGGTTGATCACCGGTTTGATGGATGCCGCGCTCAGTGCCATGGCGGCGAGGGAAGAGAAGGCGGTGGAAATATACGCATAGCTCGCGTTGAAGGCGAAGTAGTCCGCCACGGTCACCTTGCTTCTCACGGCGATGAAGTACATGACCCCTGTACCGATGAGCGATACCGCCGTGGTCATGACGCTGCTCAGCTTAATGATGCTCGGCGGGTTAAAGGTGGTGGTCGCCGTCTCCACATACAGGTCCGACCACTTGGCAAAGGCCCGGTTCTCCGCGCCGGACAGGCGGATCTTCTGGATGCCGTTGATAAACGCGTACACCAGGCCCCGCTCCTTGGCGGTGGTCACCATTGTCTCCTGGTCAATCTTCATCTGCACCCGCGCGCTCAGCAGGCTGATCGCCAGCGTCGCGATGGTGATCAACAAACTGGGCACCACCAGGCTCGGCGCGAAGGCGAAGATCTGTCCCAGGTAGATCAGGGAGAACAGGCCCGTGATCGCTGTGGAGAACAGGCTGTCCACAATCGTGGTGCACAAGCTGTCCATATAGGATATATATTGGTTCAGTTCACCCACGCTGTAATCCCGGAAGAAGGCTGCCGGAAGGCTCAATATCCGCATCATGGTCGCGGCGGATACGTTCACGTTCAGCTTATACCGGATCCGGGAAAGCAGCATGTTCCGGATAATGGTCAGCAGGATCGTCGTCACCGTGGCAAAGAACAGGAAGCTCACCACCGCCACCAGCAGCCTCGTGCTGCCCGCTGCGATAACCGTACCCGTCAGGATCTGGTTCAGTTTCGGGATCAGCAGGCCCACCAGCGCGATGGCTCCCGCTGCCACCAGGAAGGATATCCGGTCCCGGGGCGTCAGGCAGGAAAGCATATACCGCAGCAGGTCCTTCAGCTTCAGTTCACGCATGGGCAGGGGACGGTAGAAGCACAGGGCTTCCTCGGAGATGTTCGCCGCCGTATGCCCGTTGATCTTCACCTTCGCCCCGCTGGCAGGATCCGTATACTCATATCCGCCCATTTCGGAGGGCAGGATGGCCACAACGGTCCCCGTATCCTTCAGGCTCCCGATCATCGGTCCCATGGCGTCGTTCTGCCATCCCCGGGAGAGGATAATCTCCCGGTACAGGATACCCGTGGAGCTCAGCAGGAAGTCCAGCCGGTCCCGGAGCCCCCGGACCGTGGCGGGCACCTCCCGCTCCTTGACGCCCATGTGCTTCAGCAGACCCGATACCGCGTCGTTAACGTCCTCTTCCTCGGAAAGGAAGGTATGGATCTTCCGTCCGGTTACCGACCGGGCGATGTTTTCAAAGGAGTCACTGAGGAGCTCCCGTTCATGTTTTTTCCTGAACTCTATCTGATCATCAAACCAGCCCATCTTCAGCGCCTCCTTCCTTACTCATTGCTTACCAGGTCGGCGTAATAGCCGCCCCTGGCATACAGTTCATCGTGGGTGCCCCGCTCCACAATCTTTCCCTTGTCCAGCACGATGATCTCATCGCAGTCCCGGATGGTGCTCAGCCGGTGGGCGATAATGATGCACGTAATCCCCCGGGCGTTGATGCTCTTGATCACCTCATACTCCGTCCGGGCATCCAGGGCGCTGGTTGCCTCGTCCATGATGCAGATCGTGGGGTCCTGGCTCAGCGCCCGGGCAATCTCCAGCCGCTGCCGCTGCCCGCCGCTCAGGTCCCGTCCGCCGTCCAGCAGTTTGTGGAGGAAGCCGCCGTCCCGGGTTACGATGTCGTCATAGATGCCCGCGTCCCGGGCGGCCAGCGTCACTTCAAAGTCCTCGATGGAGTCGTCCCACATCTTAATGTTCTGGCTCACCGTGTCCTCAAACAGGGTAATATCCTGGTCGATAACGCTCACGGACCCGGTAAACACGTCCCGGTCGATCTCCGAGATCGGCACCCCGTCAAACAGGATTTCCCCGCTCCAGGGCCGGTACAGGCCGGAGATCAGCTTGGCCAGCGTGCTCTTGCCGCAGCCCGTCCGTCCCACAAACGCGATCTTCTGTCCCGGTTTCACCGTCATGGAGAAGTCCGTCACCTGGGGCTTGCCCAGCCGGGAATAACCGAAGGTCACGTTCTTCAGTTCAATATTGCCGGAGAGCTTCTGGTATTCCGCCGTCTTCTCCCTCACCACAAAGGAGGGATCCTCGGGATAGCTCATCACGTCGTCCACCCGTTCCATCTGGGTGGTCATCTCCTGCATGCTCTGCCCTGCGGCAATCAGTTGGGAAGCAGGCGCCATGAAGGAACTTAAGAATCCCTGGAAGGCCATCACCATACCGGCGGTGAACTTCCCCCGGATCACCAGCAGCACGCCCAGTCCCAGCACCGCGATGTTCGCCGTCGCCGTGATGGCGCTCGGCAGCGTGCCCAGGAACAGGTTCAGCTTGGTATACGAAACATTCTGGGAATTAACACTGGCCTGGTATCCTGCCCAGCGCCCGAAGAAACCGTTCTCCGCGCCGCTTGACTTAATCGTCTCAATCATCGAGATACCCGACATGGTCGCAGACGACAGTTTCGCCGCGTCCCGCTGCTGCACCCGGGTAATATTCACCCGCTTCGAAGTCACATACGCGGAAACGACCAAATTCAACACAATGGCTCCCACACCGATCAGCGCCAGCATGGGACTGTAATGGATCATCACCGCCAGGTAGAAGATCATCATCCCGGCCTGGATGGCCAGGGGAGCGAAGGTCTGCACCAATGCCGACGCAATGGAGGCATTGGTGGCCTGCCGGTCCGCAATATCACCCGACAGCCGCTGGCTGAAAAACTGCATCGGCAGCCGCAGCACCTTCCACAGGTAGGAGCTGCTGCCGTAGGAGGTCATCTTGCCCTGAATCCTTAGCGAATACACCGCAGAAATCCAGGTCACCACGATGGAGATCACCCCGAACACCGCAAACAGCACCAGGAACATGGGCAGCCATTCCGGGTTCGATCCCGTCAGCAGCCGGTCCAGGAACGTCCGGTTAAACACAGGGGAGATAATCCCCAGCAGGGAAGAGATTGTCGTGGTCAATACCACAAAGGCCACGGCCGTCCCGGAACCACGAAGCCGCTCCTTAGCGTAAGACAGCACGCTCTTCGGTTTTCCGGAAGGCTTAAAATCCTCACCGGGCTCGAAGCACATGCACACTCCGGTAAACTCCCGGTCAAACTCTTCCCATTCCACCTTCACCCGTCCACGGGCCGGGTCATTCAGCACGGCCCGTTTTCCCTGGAAACCGCACAGCACCACAAAGTGATTGAACCCCCAGTGGATAATGCAGGGGAAGGGCCCTTCCTCCAGCAGATCCTCCGGCTCCACCCGCCAGGCATTGGCCGTCAGCCCGTAGCTCCGGGCAGCAACCAGGATGTTCTTGGCCGAAGCACCGTCCATGGAAACACCGCAGTCCACCCGGGCCTGCTCCAGCGGTATCCAGTTTTTATAGTAATGCATGATCATGGTCAGGGAAGCCGCCCCGCATTCCAGCGCCTCCATCTGCATGACCACCGGCACCTGGCACACACCCTTGGTAATGGGCGCCGGTACCTTCTTCTTCAATCTGAACATATCAAACCCTCACACAAGCTTACGCTCATATCTTCCTATAATAAATGAAAGAGCAATAAACCAACCCATCACTGCAGCAACAGCGAAATGGGTCTCAGATCTTCCGTCACAGCCACCCCGGAGTACACCCCGTCCGGCAGTCCGGTATCCGCCGGAACCACCACCACGGGATCACCCACGTTCAGCCCGCCGGCTTTCAGCAGACGGATGCTTTCATCCGCCTGGATGACGATGACCTCATATTCAGAAGAAGAGGCGAGGGGATATTCCTTCTCGTCTATGGATACATTTCCATAGGAAAGAACACCTTCCGCCTTGTCATACGGAATATAGCAGAGGCTCTTGCCATCCTCCACCCTCACCGCTACGGAAGAAGTGGTTTTGATATGACCGAACACACCCCACAGGATAGCGCCCACCAGCAATGCAATCACTGCCGCCAGTACCAGCCACACCCCGGGAGACGTTACCCGAAGATAATCATTCAAACTCTCCGGAGACTCCACGGCCTCCAGGCTCTTTTCCCGGAACAGCTTAACCTTTGTCTGTTCAGACACACCAACAGCCCCTCTCGACATTCGATTGTAAAACCTGAGAGAAGTATATCAAACTTCATACATTTCTAGCAAGAGCGTTTCACCGTCACGGGACAAGCTGCAAGTATCTGGGACGAAAAATATACAATAGTAAAAAGTCTTCTTATTTATATATGGGACATCGATGACTTCACTCTGTCATCCAGACCAAGGCGTAAGCCGCGTGGAGGGATCTCGTTTTCTATAATTGTTAATTATTCATTGTTAATTGTTCATTGTCATCGTATAAAGCGATGACGCAGTCTCCTCGCCCGTTCACGTTCGGGAACCTAATAGGAACATCGCAGCGTTCAGGACAGTGTGTCATCCTGAACAAACGAAGTGCGTCGAAGGATCCCTAACTACGTCCGAAGGACGATAATTATGAATTATGAATTATGAATTGTGAATTTGGGCTTTGCCCACTCTGGGGACAAACGGCCCAAAACAGGGACGAACCGAAAACAAAAGTTACTCGCACTAGTATATAATGACCCAGGTAACTTCTCGACGGATGTATCTCCATTTTATGCTTCCCACAAGAAGGAGGTCAAAATCATGAATAGTTACATAAGAGATACATGAGAGCCTTCAAAAGTACATACAAATACGGACCAAGCCATCAAAAACGTACCAACGTAACCCAATTCTTTGGGTGGGACAAATACGCAGATACTTCTTGCCGATGTTGCATTTATTTCATTCTGCAAAAAATATACAAACTTTTTTGCAGATCCACTGCCATCTGCCAAATGCCTGCGTATAACCTTATGTGAAAATCATTCCATCCTTACAGAGAAGAGAGTGGGAAATGTGACAACATCGCATTACTATTTGCAAACGTTTGAACAAATTCCTTGCAGTTTTTCCATGATGAAACGACTATACGTTGCAGAATGTGCATAGGACGCCTGAAAACGTTGAAAAAACAATGGAAAAACCTCTTCAAATTGCATGTTTTTACCTTTACAGGCCGAAAGGTCATATGGTAAAATCAAATAGATATACGATGTAATCAATACAACCAAGTTACACCACTCGAACTGAAACAGAAGCTGGAGGGTTAACGATGAACAAACAGGGCGGAAGCATCGATCTCGCGAGATTGGCCGTCTATATTCTTAAGCGCATCTGGCTGGTAATTCTTTGCGCAGCTATTGGCTTTGGCGTGATGTATTACCGCGCTTCCAAAGCCCCGGATACCTATACGGCTTCCGGAACGATGTTCGTAACAAACAGTAACCCGAACCTTGTAAATTATGGATATGCTAATGTGACGGATATCTCTAGTGCTGTTCAATTGGTGAATATCTACAGTGAAGTTGTAAAAAGTGAAACTGTTATGCAGCGTGTATTGGAATACGCCATTGAACCGGCTGGTGAGAACGGCAATGAAGAAGATGTTTTGCTGAGCCAGAAATATCCTGGCCTGTCTACCAGCTTTATACGCTATGCTATTTCCATGAAATCGGTGCATGAAACCCCGATGGTTCAGGTTTCATGCACAACAATAGACCCGAATCTTTCAGCTGATATATGCAATAGTGTATTACAAGTTGCCCCAGGAGCTATTAAAGATGTTGTTTCTGCTGGAGAAGCAAAAGCACAGGACTACGCAACAGTTCCTATGTTTGCTAATGGGCGCAATGATAAGAGGCAAGGCCTGATAGGAGGCTTGGCTGGAGCGGCTCTCGCCTGTGCTCTGTTGACGCTTTTGTTCCTGATGAATCATCAGGTGGAGAAGCCCGGCGAAATTACGGATCACTATACTCCGCCGATCCTGTCTTATATCAGAAGAGCAAAAGGTTCAGAAAAAGATGCTGGAGCTTTCCTGCTAAATGAGAAAACAGATATGGATCTTGTGGAAGGATATGCCAAGCTCCGAATGAACCTGCTCTATACCTTGTCTGAAAAGATGCATCGGACCGTTTTAGTCACAAGCGCCATATCAGGAG is a genomic window containing:
- a CDS encoding transposase gives rise to the protein MPRTARIKSATGYYHIIARGIGKQILFEEKADNLFFLRTLKKYKQEEKFSVIAFCLMENHFHLLLKIDDGLDRVMKKISTSYASYYNTKYERTGHLFQDRYMSKPIDNTVYLLTAVRYIHNNPVKAGICLASKYKWSSWRYYTGELKGLVDTQEVHNLLGGAEGFMKYSAEADPFTEDEGFFECRESKHLTDREAQRIIKEVLRLESGTQLQQMERKQRNEKIGILKENGLSVRQIERLTGINRGAIERAIKA
- a CDS encoding ATP-binding cassette domain-containing protein yields the protein MGWFDDQIEFRKKHERELLSDSFENIARSVTGRKIHTFLSEEEDVNDAVSGLLKHMGVKEREVPATVRGLRDRLDFLLSSTGILYREIILSRGWQNDAMGPMIGSLKDTGTVVAILPSEMGGYEYTDPASGAKVKINGHTAANISEEALCFYRPLPMRELKLKDLLRYMLSCLTPRDRISFLVAAGAIALVGLLIPKLNQILTGTVIAAGSTRLLVAVVSFLFFATVTTILLTIIRNMLLSRIRYKLNVNVSAATMMRILSLPAAFFRDYSVGELNQYISYMDSLCTTIVDSLFSTAITGLFSLIYLGQIFAFAPSLVVPSLLITIATLAISLLSARVQMKIDQETMVTTAKERGLVYAFINGIQKIRLSGAENRAFAKWSDLYVETATTTFNPPSIIKLSSVMTTAVSLIGTGVMYFIAVRSKVTVADYFAFNASYAYISTAFSSLAAMALSAASIKPVINLVKPLLSAKPETSDHRETVTRLSGNIEISHVTFGYDPESKPIFEDFNLSIPARQYVAIVGKSGCGKSTLVRLLLGFEKPARGVINYDRKDLNQLDLRSVRRQIGTVMQDGRLFSGSIFDNIVISNPTLKLDEAWEAAEIAGIADDIRDMPMGMHTMLQDGGGTISGGQRQRLMIARAIAPKPKILIFDEATSALDNITQRKVSEALDKMKCTRIVIAHRLSTIKHCDRILVIDGGKIAEDGTYDELIAKGGIFAALAERQRLDA
- a CDS encoding NHLP family bacteriocin export ABC transporter peptidase/permease/ATPase subunit, with protein sequence MFRLKKKVPAPITKGVCQVPVVMQMEALECGAASLTMIMHYYKNWIPLEQARVDCGVSMDGASAKNILVAARSYGLTANAWRVEPEDLLEEGPFPCIIHWGFNHFVVLCGFQGKRAVLNDPARGRVKVEWEEFDREFTGVCMCFEPGEDFKPSGKPKSVLSYAKERLRGSGTAVAFVVLTTTISSLLGIISPVFNRTFLDRLLTGSNPEWLPMFLVLFAVFGVISIVVTWISAVYSLRIQGKMTSYGSSSYLWKVLRLPMQFFSQRLSGDIADRQATNASIASALVQTFAPLAIQAGMMIFYLAVMIHYSPMLALIGVGAIVLNLVVSAYVTSKRVNITRVQQRDAAKLSSATMSGISMIETIKSSGAENGFFGRWAGYQASVNSQNVSYTKLNLFLGTLPSAITATANIAVLGLGVLLVIRGKFTAGMVMAFQGFLSSFMAPASQLIAAGQSMQEMTTQMERVDDVMSYPEDPSFVVREKTAEYQKLSGNIELKNVTFGYSRLGKPQVTDFSMTVKPGQKIAFVGRTGCGKSTLAKLISGLYRPWSGEILFDGVPISEIDRDVFTGSVSVIDQDITLFEDTVSQNIKMWDDSIEDFEVTLAARDAGIYDDIVTRDGGFLHKLLDGGRDLSGGQRQRLEIARALSQDPTICIMDEATSALDARTEYEVIKSINARGITCIIIAHRLSTIRDCDEIIVLDKGKIVERGTHDELYARGGYYADLVSNE
- a CDS encoding polysaccharide biosynthesis tyrosine autokinase, with amino-acid sequence MNKQGGSIDLARLAVYILKRIWLVILCAAIGFGVMYYRASKAPDTYTASGTMFVTNSNPNLVNYGYANVTDISSAVQLVNIYSEVVKSETVMQRVLEYAIEPAGENGNEEDVLLSQKYPGLSTSFIRYAISMKSVHETPMVQVSCTTIDPNLSADICNSVLQVAPGAIKDVVSAGEAKAQDYATVPMFANGRNDKRQGLIGGLAGAALACALLTLLFLMNHQVEKPGEITDHYTPPILSYIRRAKGSEKDAGAFLLNEKTDMDLVEGYAKLRMNLLYTLSEKMHRTVLVTSAISGEGKSTIAANLAVSLAMSGKKILLVDADMRRACQSEIFYYDPNSPGLADILTGSTTAKKAIVSTVWENLDILPAGSMPSNPCELLESPAMEKLIQELEETYDLILMDVPPINIVSDPLALSSKCAGALFVVRQEFSDHREIRRALVSCEMTGLEVLGFVFYGEKLHQGKYYSKRSQRGYEYYNKYDTRSRVVGDPDNPKKKHATKNED